In one window of Maribacter dokdonensis DSW-8 DNA:
- a CDS encoding head GIN domain-containing protein, whose protein sequence is MKKIVFVILAVTFAIGNIHSQEKTFNVKSFDKLIVSPHIELNLVEGEEENVVIDNAKVPLEKINVEVEGRTLRLYLEGAKVVTKSERISNDNWRGSKPLYNGTMATITVTYRKLENLSVRGEEIVRCKNLFNADDFKMSLYGEAKVYFDEVSIDELTVAIYGSSYLEIGGGNVARQVFRAYGESEVNTESMIADETKITAYGESNFRVNVVDRLKVTCYGETNVNYTGNPDVDKGLIFGEARIRKIG, encoded by the coding sequence ATGAAAAAAATAGTATTTGTCATATTGGCGGTCACTTTTGCGATCGGTAATATTCATTCTCAAGAAAAAACGTTCAACGTAAAGTCATTTGATAAACTAATTGTAAGTCCGCACATTGAATTGAATCTTGTAGAGGGTGAAGAGGAAAATGTGGTTATTGACAATGCAAAAGTTCCTTTAGAAAAGATAAATGTTGAAGTTGAAGGAAGAACCTTAAGACTGTATTTGGAAGGGGCTAAAGTGGTTACAAAATCTGAACGTATTTCAAATGATAACTGGCGCGGTAGTAAACCTTTGTACAATGGTACCATGGCTACTATTACCGTCACATATAGAAAATTGGAAAATCTTTCTGTAAGGGGAGAAGAGATTGTAAGATGTAAAAATCTTTTTAATGCAGATGATTTTAAAATGTCTTTGTATGGTGAGGCAAAAGTTTATTTTGATGAGGTTTCTATAGACGAATTGACCGTGGCAATTTATGGTAGTAGTTATTTGGAAATTGGTGGAGGTAATGTAGCTCGTCAGGTTTTTAGGGCCTATGGTGAAAGTGAAGTAAATACCGAAAGTATGATTGCCGATGAAACTAAAATTACTGCTTACGGAGAAAGCAATTTTAGAGTGAACGTAGTAGATAGGTTGAAGGTAACTTGCTATGGAGAAACAAATGTAAATTATACCGGTAACCCAGATGTGGACAAGGGCTTAATATTTGGCGAAGCCAGAATTAGAAAGATAGGTTAG
- a CDS encoding M16 family metallopeptidase produces MKSLLVSAMCLSIFAGISQEVAFEEYDLDNDLHVILHQDNTAPLISISVLYHVGSKDEDPQRTGFAHFFEHLLFEGTENIKKGEWDKIVSSNGGSGNATTDEDRTYYYEVFPSNNLELGLWLESERMLHPVINQKGVDTQNEVVKEEKRLRVDNSPYGKFIENIKKNLFQNHPYKETVIGKMADLDAATLDEFIAFKKKFYSPNNAVLVIAGDFEKDNAKKLISNYFKDIPKGAEITRNFPKEDPITTEINAKAYDSNIQIPASMIAYRTPGLRNRDSQVLEMISTYLSDGPSSKLYKKMVDDEKQALQIGAIPITLEDYGMYIIFALPVGETGLNTLNNSIEEEVEKLRTDLISENDYQKLQNKFENQFVNSNSSVEGIANSLAEYYMLYGDTSLINKEIEVYRSITREEIQEVAQKYLKPNQRLVLEYLPEQNTAN; encoded by the coding sequence ATGAAATCACTACTGGTTTCGGCAATGTGCCTTTCCATTTTTGCCGGAATCTCACAAGAGGTCGCTTTTGAAGAGTATGACCTAGACAATGACCTACATGTAATCTTACACCAAGACAACACCGCACCGCTAATTTCCATTTCGGTGCTATACCATGTAGGATCTAAAGATGAAGATCCACAACGTACGGGCTTTGCCCATTTTTTTGAACACCTACTCTTTGAGGGAACCGAGAATATTAAAAAAGGGGAATGGGACAAAATTGTTTCTTCTAACGGTGGCTCAGGAAACGCTACCACTGATGAGGACAGAACCTACTACTACGAAGTATTCCCCTCTAACAATTTAGAATTAGGTCTTTGGCTAGAATCTGAGAGAATGCTGCACCCAGTTATCAATCAAAAAGGGGTGGACACTCAAAATGAAGTAGTTAAAGAAGAAAAGAGGCTTCGTGTCGATAATTCTCCCTATGGTAAATTTATAGAAAATATCAAGAAAAACCTTTTTCAAAATCATCCATATAAAGAAACCGTAATTGGCAAAATGGCAGATTTAGATGCCGCTACTTTAGACGAATTTATTGCTTTTAAGAAAAAGTTTTACTCTCCAAACAATGCCGTATTGGTCATTGCCGGGGATTTTGAGAAAGACAATGCCAAAAAATTGATTTCCAATTATTTCAAGGATATTCCAAAAGGTGCAGAAATCACCAGAAATTTCCCTAAAGAAGACCCTATAACTACCGAAATCAATGCAAAAGCTTATGACTCCAACATTCAGATTCCGGCTTCTATGATCGCGTATAGAACCCCGGGGCTCAGAAATAGAGACAGCCAAGTTTTAGAAATGATTTCCACCTACCTCAGCGACGGACCATCATCCAAACTATATAAAAAGATGGTAGACGATGAAAAGCAGGCTTTACAAATTGGTGCCATACCCATTACTTTAGAAGATTATGGTATGTACATCATATTTGCGCTACCCGTAGGTGAAACAGGTTTAAACACTCTTAACAACTCTATTGAAGAGGAAGTAGAGAAATTGAGAACTGATTTAATTTCCGAAAACGATTATCAAAAACTACAGAATAAGTTTGAGAACCAGTTTGTAAACAGTAATTCTAGCGTTGAGGGCATTGCAAATTCACTTGCTGAATACTATATGCTCTACGGCGATACTTCTTTGATCAACAAAGAAATAGAAGTTTATAGATCCATAACTAGAGAAGAGATCCAAGAAGTGGCCCAAAAGTATTTGAAACCCAACCAAAGATTGGTACTAGAATATTTACCTGAACAAAATACCGCAAACTAA
- the rplU gene encoding 50S ribosomal protein L21 — protein MYAIVEMAGQQFKVAKDQKVYVHRLQVEEGKKVTFDNVLLLDDGSSVTIGAPAIDGAAVEAKVVKHLRGDKVIVFHKKRRKGYKKKNGHRQSLTEIVIESIISKGAKKAETKKAAPKAKKADGKAAPVDVSVASKPKAKKASGKGDDLKKIEGIGPKIAETLNNAGISTFADLAKTDAAKISEIIADVRGNHVTDTWPKQAELAADGKWDELQKWQDELDGGVAK, from the coding sequence ATGTACGCAATTGTAGAGATGGCAGGGCAGCAGTTTAAAGTTGCAAAAGACCAGAAAGTGTACGTTCACCGTTTGCAAGTAGAAGAAGGAAAGAAAGTTACTTTTGACAACGTTCTTCTTTTAGATGATGGTTCGAGCGTAACTATCGGCGCCCCGGCTATAGACGGAGCCGCAGTAGAGGCTAAAGTCGTGAAGCACCTAAGAGGTGACAAAGTAATCGTTTTTCATAAGAAAAGACGTAAAGGTTACAAAAAGAAAAATGGACATCGTCAATCTCTTACCGAGATAGTGATCGAGTCTATTATTTCTAAAGGAGCTAAGAAAGCAGAAACTAAGAAAGCAGCACCAAAAGCTAAGAAGGCAGATGGTAAAGCGGCACCAGTTGATGTTTCTGTAGCATCTAAACCAAAAGCAAAGAAAGCTTCTGGTAAAGGTGATGATTTAAAAAAGATTGAAGGTATTGGTCCAAAAATAGCTGAAACCTTAAATAATGCAGGTATTTCTACTTTTGCTGATTTAGCAAAAACAGACGCAGCTAAAATTTCTGAAATTATTGCTGACGTTCGTGGAAATCACGTAACCGATACTTGGCCAAAGCAAGCTGAATTAGCTGCTGACGGTAAATGGGACGAGTTACAGAAATGG
- a CDS encoding DMT family transporter, which yields MKNIDQKWIYLVILSFIWGSSFILIKRSLVGYTPLQVGGLRIVFASLLLFVLGYRSLKTLSKTDWKWVVIAGLCSSFFPPFFFALAQTEISSGITSILNSVAPLFTTMVGIALFGLALKGRQVIGVLIGLFGTVVLIAAGMENNTDQNYWYAFFIIFSALGYAFNINIIKKYLSHLSPLAVTTASFGVAFFPALIILIYSGVFRQFAGNGAMYEAVWYVMALAFLGTALANILFNKLIKLSSPVFAASVTYLIPLVAVLWGFLDGENISILQLLGGLIILFGVWLVNRKKVSSAKITT from the coding sequence TTGAAGAATATAGATCAAAAATGGATTTACCTAGTAATTCTGTCATTTATTTGGGGTTCATCCTTTATTCTTATTAAAAGATCATTAGTAGGTTATACGCCATTACAGGTAGGTGGGTTGCGTATTGTTTTTGCATCATTGCTTTTGTTTGTGCTGGGATATAGATCATTGAAAACCTTATCTAAAACAGATTGGAAATGGGTTGTTATAGCAGGGCTCTGTAGTTCGTTTTTTCCACCTTTTTTCTTTGCACTTGCACAAACGGAAATCAGTAGCGGCATCACCTCAATTTTAAACTCGGTAGCACCTTTGTTTACAACAATGGTAGGTATTGCTCTTTTTGGTTTAGCGTTAAAAGGAAGACAGGTGATTGGTGTTCTCATTGGTCTTTTTGGTACTGTGGTGTTAATAGCTGCCGGTATGGAAAATAATACGGATCAAAATTATTGGTATGCCTTCTTTATTATATTTTCTGCATTAGGGTACGCATTCAATATTAATATTATTAAGAAATATTTGTCTCATTTGAGTCCGTTGGCGGTTACCACGGCAAGTTTTGGTGTTGCGTTTTTTCCTGCTTTGATCATTCTTATATATTCTGGAGTATTTAGACAGTTTGCCGGTAACGGTGCTATGTATGAAGCGGTGTGGTATGTTATGGCGCTGGCATTTTTAGGTACCGCTTTGGCAAATATTCTGTTCAATAAATTAATAAAGTTATCTAGTCCGGTATTTGCGGCATCGGTAACCTATTTAATTCCTTTGGTGGCTGTTTTATGGGGTTTTTTGGATGGAGAGAATATTAGTATACTTCAATTGTTGGGTGGTCTTATTATCTTATTTGGGGTATGGCTAGTGAATAGAAAAAAAGTTAGTTCGGCAAAAATAACTACGTGA
- the gldD gene encoding gliding motility lipoprotein GldD has translation MKSKSLVGFFIVFLLMLSCKDEPVIPKPKAKMRLEYPQGKLADLETENFSFKYNQLAEAEPNGDQAYTISYPEMKGAIFLSYKKVDGNLSQLIHDSKRLSYEHAAKADNIVEQPYVNPNEKVYGALFEVQGNAASQSQFFVTDSTEHFLTGSVYFYSRPNYDSILPAASYLQNDIRSIIETLRWKNK, from the coding sequence ATGAAGAGTAAGTCATTAGTAGGATTTTTTATAGTATTTCTTTTAATGCTCAGTTGTAAAGATGAGCCGGTAATTCCAAAGCCGAAAGCTAAAATGAGATTAGAGTATCCACAAGGTAAATTGGCGGATTTAGAAACCGAGAACTTCAGTTTTAAGTACAATCAGTTGGCAGAAGCAGAACCTAATGGCGATCAGGCATATACCATTTCGTACCCTGAAATGAAAGGAGCCATTTTTTTAAGTTATAAGAAAGTTGATGGTAATTTATCTCAGTTAATTCACGATTCTAAAAGGTTAAGTTATGAACATGCTGCGAAAGCTGACAATATTGTAGAGCAGCCATATGTAAACCCAAATGAGAAAGTGTATGGTGCCTTGTTTGAGGTGCAGGGCAATGCGGCTTCTCAATCCCAGTTTTTTGTAACGGATAGTACTGAACATTTTTTAACGGGCTCTGTATATTTTTATTCACGGCCTAATTATGACTCCATTCTTCCTGCTGCTTCATATCTTCAAAATGATATAAGAAGTATCATTGAGACCTTAAGGTGGAAAAATAAGTAA
- a CDS encoding pyridoxal-phosphate dependent enzyme — MTRQDLLDCHKRITPFVHKTSVLTSRLIDKEVNAQVFFKCENFQRAGAYKMRGATNAILQLSEEQKKSGVVTHSSGNFAQALSLAAQSVGVTAHIVMPNTAPEVKKVGVREYGGKIYECEPTVEARQSLADEIGLKMGATFVHPSNDNNVILGQGTAALELLEKQPDLDYIFCPVGGGGLIAGSALAVKYFGNNCKVFGAEPFEADDAYRSLQSGKIESNETTNTIADGLKTMLGDKNFPIIKELVSGIVRITEDEIVTAMKLVWERMKIIIEPSSAVTVAAVVKQSMQQPEIFQNKKIGIIISGGNVDLSKLPF, encoded by the coding sequence ATGACCCGCCAAGACCTTTTAGATTGCCATAAAAGAATTACTCCGTTTGTTCACAAAACATCCGTATTAACATCTAGATTAATTGATAAGGAAGTTAATGCCCAAGTGTTTTTTAAATGTGAAAATTTTCAAAGAGCTGGGGCTTATAAAATGCGAGGTGCTACCAACGCTATTCTACAATTATCCGAAGAACAAAAGAAAAGCGGAGTGGTAACCCATTCATCAGGTAATTTTGCCCAGGCTTTATCTCTTGCAGCCCAGAGTGTTGGTGTTACTGCCCATATTGTAATGCCCAATACGGCTCCAGAAGTAAAAAAGGTTGGGGTTAGGGAGTATGGTGGTAAAATCTATGAATGTGAACCCACAGTAGAAGCAAGACAGTCTTTGGCAGATGAAATAGGATTAAAAATGGGAGCAACTTTCGTGCATCCGTCCAACGATAATAATGTTATTTTAGGTCAAGGTACCGCTGCATTGGAGTTACTGGAAAAACAACCCGATTTAGATTATATATTTTGCCCGGTAGGTGGCGGTGGTCTTATTGCGGGTTCTGCTTTGGCGGTAAAATATTTTGGTAACAACTGTAAAGTCTTTGGAGCGGAACCATTTGAGGCTGATGATGCCTACCGTTCATTACAAAGTGGCAAAATTGAGAGTAACGAAACTACCAATACCATTGCGGACGGATTAAAAACGATGTTGGGAGATAAGAATTTCCCGATAATAAAAGAGCTCGTTAGCGGTATTGTAAGAATTACTGAAGATGAAATTGTAACCGCTATGAAATTGGTCTGGGAACGTATGAAAATTATCATAGAACCCTCTAGTGCCGTTACGGTAGCTGCGGTTGTGAAACAATCAATGCAACAACCGGAAATTTTTCAGAATAAGAAAATTGGTATTATTATTTCTGGAGGAAATGTAGACCTTTCTAAATTACCCTTTTAA
- a CDS encoding heavy-metal-associated domain-containing protein, which translates to MRIKILALFISVFTLTTTVSLAQENPTSIIKLENRITKSVEIGIDGMACQEGCADKIASNLKEKDGVISADISFNNKNGNIVFDPSLISIEEVKSIITGTKVKNYEYTITSVTPQEN; encoded by the coding sequence ATGAGAATAAAAATATTGGCACTATTCATAAGTGTTTTCACCTTGACCACAACAGTTTCATTGGCACAAGAAAACCCTACGAGCATTATTAAATTAGAAAACAGAATAACTAAGTCTGTAGAAATTGGTATAGACGGTATGGCTTGCCAAGAAGGTTGTGCAGATAAAATAGCATCTAACCTAAAAGAGAAAGATGGCGTAATTTCCGCTGATATCAGTTTTAACAATAAAAATGGAAATATCGTTTTTGACCCTTCTTTAATATCAATTGAAGAAGTAAAATCAATTATTACCGGTACAAAAGTTAAAAACTATGAATACACTATAACTTCTGTTACCCCACAAGAAAACTAA
- a CDS encoding DUF4199 domain-containing protein translates to MNNFALPIRFGIAASGSLIAYFLVLSLFGLHVNVFYSLFNAVITGFAIYEAIKYYKLKKGDTFNYSGGFMAGLITGGVATLLFTLFFAIYSTELQPGFLEQLSTRWANTYKSFEAIVFLVVATMGFTTSLVLTLAFMQLFKTSNTTKIKSV, encoded by the coding sequence ATGAACAATTTCGCCCTTCCTATAAGATTTGGTATCGCCGCCAGTGGTAGTTTAATCGCTTATTTTTTGGTGTTGTCTCTGTTTGGTCTTCATGTAAACGTTTTTTATAGCCTGTTCAATGCAGTTATTACAGGGTTTGCCATTTATGAGGCCATAAAATATTATAAACTAAAAAAGGGAGATACGTTTAATTACTCGGGCGGTTTCATGGCCGGTTTAATCACCGGTGGTGTAGCAACCTTGCTATTTACACTTTTCTTTGCCATATATTCCACAGAGCTGCAACCCGGTTTTTTAGAACAATTATCAACAAGGTGGGCAAATACCTATAAAAGTTTTGAGGCTATTGTTTTTTTAGTAGTAGCCACTATGGGCTTTACAACAAGCCTGGTTTTAACACTTGCTTTTATGCAACTGTTTAAGACTTCGAATACTACAAAAATAAAGAGCGTATAA
- a CDS encoding M16 family metallopeptidase codes for MKNTYILLLALFSFIAIQAQVDRTVMPTPGPAPEVNLGTPQSFKLNNGLKVLVVENHKLPRVSIQLSIDNPPILEGNKAGMSSLTGSLLGQGTKTITKEAFNEEIDFLGARLYFSSQGAYAQSLSKYFARMMELMADAAINPKFTQEEFDKEKDKLITGLKSEEKVVSSISSRAQRALAYGKNHPYGEFTTESTVNNVTLADVEDFYREYFVPANAYLIVIGDVNFDEVKTMTETYFTSWTKAVPPSFSYSQPKNVPNTQINFIDMPNAVQSEITVQNIVNLKMKDDDYIAALLANEILGGGSDSRLYSNLREDKGYTYGAYSSIGNDKYGPSRFRASAEVRNMVTDSSVVEMLKELELITSKPVTDEELKNTKALYAGSFIMALEDPETIARYALNVEKENLPKDFYKTFLEKLEKISKEEVEAAAKKYFNVDNARVIVVGKGSEILSNLQNVQFKGKKLPVLAYSKTADRVETPNYEVTVPEGVSAQSIIEKYVAAVGGKDKLESVKTFAMMAEAEMQGMKLNLNIKKTSNYQLMQDVQMMGNSVSKQVLNGDSGYMVVQGQRKDLGEEEIITFKGESTPISELRYLKAKSLTLEGMEMVGDKNAYKVTINEKKSAFYDVETGLKLQEITTNEMQGQQISSITNFEDYKEVSGIMFPFKIIQTVGPQSFEFIVSEIKINDGVSPSDFE; via the coding sequence ATGAAAAATACATATATATTACTCTTAGCATTGTTCTCCTTTATTGCCATACAGGCACAAGTAGACCGTACAGTAATGCCAACACCAGGACCTGCTCCTGAAGTAAATTTAGGCACACCACAATCCTTTAAACTGAATAACGGTTTAAAAGTACTAGTGGTAGAAAATCATAAACTTCCAAGGGTATCTATTCAATTATCCATTGATAATCCTCCAATTTTAGAAGGTAACAAGGCCGGTATGTCCAGTTTAACCGGTAGTCTTTTGGGACAAGGCACAAAAACCATAACAAAAGAAGCCTTTAACGAAGAAATCGACTTTTTAGGTGCTAGACTTTATTTTAGCTCACAAGGGGCATATGCTCAGTCGCTTTCAAAATACTTTGCAAGAATGATGGAACTTATGGCGGATGCTGCTATTAATCCAAAATTTACGCAGGAGGAATTTGATAAAGAAAAAGACAAACTTATTACCGGACTTAAATCTGAAGAGAAAGTGGTTTCATCTATATCAAGCAGAGCGCAAAGAGCCTTAGCCTATGGTAAAAATCATCCTTATGGGGAATTCACGACCGAGTCAACCGTAAACAATGTTACCCTAGCCGATGTTGAAGACTTTTATCGAGAATACTTTGTTCCCGCCAATGCTTATTTAATTGTAATAGGTGACGTAAATTTTGATGAAGTAAAAACAATGACCGAAACATACTTTACCTCTTGGACCAAAGCGGTACCACCAAGTTTCTCTTACTCCCAACCAAAGAACGTACCAAATACCCAAATCAATTTTATTGATATGCCCAATGCGGTTCAATCTGAAATTACGGTACAAAATATCGTAAATCTTAAAATGAAGGACGATGACTATATCGCCGCACTTTTAGCCAATGAAATATTGGGCGGAGGATCTGATAGCAGGTTGTATTCTAATTTAAGAGAAGACAAGGGTTACACTTACGGTGCCTATTCTTCTATTGGGAACGACAAATATGGCCCGTCTAGATTTAGGGCATCTGCAGAAGTTAGAAATATGGTAACCGATAGTTCCGTAGTTGAAATGTTAAAAGAGCTTGAGCTTATAACCTCTAAACCTGTTACAGATGAGGAATTAAAAAACACCAAAGCGTTATATGCCGGTAGTTTTATTATGGCTCTTGAAGACCCAGAGACTATTGCCAGATATGCCCTGAACGTTGAAAAGGAAAATCTACCAAAAGATTTCTACAAGACTTTTTTAGAAAAATTGGAAAAGATCAGCAAAGAAGAAGTTGAGGCTGCCGCAAAAAAATACTTCAATGTTGATAACGCCCGTGTAATTGTTGTTGGTAAAGGAAGTGAGATTCTAAGCAACCTTCAGAACGTACAATTTAAAGGTAAAAAATTGCCTGTACTTGCTTATTCAAAAACTGCAGATCGCGTTGAAACACCCAACTATGAAGTTACCGTACCGGAAGGTGTATCTGCACAATCGATCATTGAAAAGTATGTAGCAGCTGTTGGCGGAAAAGACAAGCTAGAAAGCGTAAAAACATTCGCCATGATGGCCGAAGCTGAAATGCAGGGCATGAAGCTTAACCTAAACATCAAAAAAACATCTAATTACCAATTGATGCAAGATGTACAAATGATGGGGAATTCAGTTAGCAAGCAAGTTCTTAATGGTGATAGCGGTTATATGGTTGTACAAGGTCAACGCAAAGATCTTGGCGAAGAAGAAATTATTACTTTCAAAGGAGAATCTACCCCCATATCCGAACTTCGGTACCTAAAGGCTAAATCACTTACTTTAGAAGGAATGGAAATGGTAGGCGATAAAAATGCCTATAAAGTTACGATCAACGAAAAGAAATCTGCTTTCTATGATGTGGAAACTGGATTGAAACTACAAGAGATCACCACAAATGAAATGCAAGGACAACAAATCTCAAGCATCACTAATTTTGAGGATTACAAAGAGGTGTCTGGCATTATGTTCCCTTTCAAAATTATACAGACCGTGGGTCCTCAGTCATTTGAATTCATAGTTTCTGAAATCAAGATCAACGATGGCGTTTCTCCATCCGATTTTGAATAA